A genomic stretch from Paraburkholderia dioscoreae includes:
- a CDS encoding dimethyl sulfoxide reductase anchor subunit family protein, translating to MNPAFSVVFLTTLSGAAQGLLIALVGVETAGHLGLPMSPADTFYIAGAAVSVILGGLGLLASFFHLGHPERAWRAIAMWRTSWLSRECLCLPAFLACAFFYGVAHWFGSPWSLAIGWLGVLASAVLFVCTAMIYACLRFLQEWATPLTLVNFALLGCASGLTLATALSAWLAHALTAWLAVCACGLTLAGCASRSASLVRNARLRPKSTVQSATGIRNPKLVQVSRGFTAGAFNLREFFHGKSAGTLRGVKWGFLTTAFVAPIVLMVLGANLHSIGVSLGLLGAACLVQYVGLVAERWFFFAEAKHPQNLYYARVG from the coding sequence ATGAATCCCGCATTCTCCGTGGTTTTTCTGACCACCTTGAGCGGCGCGGCACAGGGCCTGCTGATCGCGCTCGTCGGCGTGGAAACCGCTGGACATCTCGGCCTGCCAATGTCGCCCGCCGATACGTTCTATATCGCCGGCGCGGCCGTGTCGGTGATATTGGGCGGACTCGGGCTGCTCGCGTCGTTCTTCCATCTCGGCCATCCCGAACGCGCATGGCGCGCGATCGCTATGTGGCGCACTTCGTGGCTGTCGCGAGAATGTCTGTGCCTCCCGGCGTTCCTTGCCTGCGCGTTTTTCTATGGCGTCGCGCACTGGTTCGGTTCGCCCTGGTCGCTCGCGATTGGCTGGCTCGGCGTATTGGCGAGCGCTGTGCTGTTCGTCTGCACGGCGATGATCTACGCGTGTCTGCGTTTTTTGCAGGAGTGGGCCACGCCGCTCACGCTGGTCAACTTCGCGCTGCTCGGTTGCGCCTCAGGCTTGACGCTGGCGACAGCGTTGAGCGCATGGCTCGCGCATGCGCTGACCGCGTGGCTCGCCGTCTGCGCATGCGGGTTGACGCTCGCCGGCTGCGCGAGCCGCTCGGCATCGCTCGTGCGCAATGCGCGCTTGCGGCCGAAGTCGACAGTGCAGAGCGCCACCGGCATTCGCAATCCGAAGCTGGTGCAGGTGTCGCGCGGCTTTACCGCCGGCGCGTTCAATCTGCGGGAGTTCTTTCATGGCAAATCGGCGGGCACCTTGCGCGGCGTCAAATGGGGTTTCCTCACCACGGCCTTTGTCGCGCCGATCGTGTTGATGGTGTTGGGGGCGAACCTGCATTCGATCGGCGTGTCGCTCGGCTTACTGGGCGCGGCGTGTCTTGTGCAATACGTGGGCCTGGTCGCGGAACGCTGGTTTTTCTTTGCCGAAGCGAAGCATCCACAGAATCTCTATTACGCGAGAGTCGGCTGA
- a CDS encoding GlxA family transcriptional regulator — translation MGWSSVAYRNSAMVPQVLPEAGTAKRIGIVLFSGFALPEAAEIAEVFQSANALTEGEQYGRTRYDVSLLSAAGGRVASSSSVFVWTESIGGQRDSERFHALFVAGGGGVIDALRDEQLIAWLRRTYRRGELVFPIGEGRALLDAAGFGQAAGIRRYGERAGEIVRTGAGIGSSSASVSPFRTAIAVIEGDFGAEIARQIADWVAPSTDTRFTAIVRKNASVGVSEKIKASAKWLEANGHRHISIDEAAQIAGMSERNFLRRFKIEMGVTPSDYLLYVRLDMSCRLLVETDLPVDKVARHCGIGCGGRLAKLFRKHLTTTPTEYRMSKRV, via the coding sequence ATGGGGTGGTCTTCAGTCGCTTACCGCAACAGCGCAATGGTACCTCAAGTTTTGCCAGAAGCCGGTACTGCGAAACGTATTGGTATAGTTTTGTTTAGCGGCTTTGCCCTTCCTGAGGCGGCGGAGATCGCCGAGGTATTTCAGTCGGCGAATGCGCTCACAGAGGGCGAGCAATATGGCAGGACGCGTTACGACGTCAGTTTGTTATCGGCCGCCGGGGGCAGGGTCGCGAGTTCTTCATCCGTGTTCGTCTGGACGGAGAGTATCGGAGGCCAGCGCGACTCGGAGCGCTTTCACGCCTTGTTTGTAGCGGGCGGCGGAGGCGTAATTGATGCGCTACGCGATGAACAGTTGATTGCGTGGCTTCGGCGGACGTATCGGCGCGGGGAATTGGTATTCCCGATCGGTGAAGGGAGGGCGCTGCTCGACGCCGCCGGCTTCGGACAGGCGGCCGGTATCAGGCGCTACGGCGAACGCGCGGGCGAAATCGTGCGGACTGGCGCCGGTATTGGCTCTTCGAGCGCTTCTGTCAGTCCGTTTCGAACCGCCATTGCGGTGATCGAAGGAGATTTCGGCGCCGAAATTGCGCGGCAGATTGCTGACTGGGTCGCGCCATCCACGGATACCCGATTTACGGCGATTGTGCGCAAGAATGCTTCGGTTGGCGTGAGCGAGAAAATCAAGGCGTCGGCAAAATGGCTCGAAGCGAACGGGCACCGCCATATTTCGATCGACGAGGCGGCGCAGATTGCGGGCATGAGCGAGCGTAATTTCCTCAGGCGTTTCAAGATTGAAATGGGTGTGACGCCGTCAGATTACCTGCTGTACGTACGGCTTGATATGAGTTGTCGCCTCCTTGTCGAAACCGATCTACCTGTCGATAAGGTCGCACGCCATTGCGGAATTGGATGTGGCGGTCGGTTGGCAAAGCTCTTTCGCAAGCATCTGACGACAACGCCCACCGAGTATCGTATGAGCAAGCGGGTTTGA
- a CDS encoding 4Fe-4S dicluster domain-containing protein produces MTQMALVIDLNVCVGCHACVTSCKEWNTSGESGSLADLNPYDADPSGTFFNRVQSFEAGSFPNAETIHFPKSCLHCEDPPCVPVCPTGASYKRKEDGLVLVDFDRCIGCKYCAWACPYGARELDESRKEMTKCTLCVDRIHDENLSERDRQPACVLACPTSARLFGDIHDPESVVSKAIEERGGYQLMPEWNTRPANHYLPRVPTEAAGCGSGSCSCKSSGSMSEPAQSPESLDAQLERGELRLASMATRI; encoded by the coding sequence ATGACGCAGATGGCATTGGTGATCGATCTGAACGTATGCGTGGGGTGCCATGCGTGCGTGACGAGTTGCAAGGAGTGGAATACGTCGGGCGAATCGGGCAGTCTCGCCGATCTGAATCCGTACGACGCGGATCCCTCCGGTACCTTTTTCAACCGGGTGCAGAGCTTCGAGGCCGGCAGTTTCCCCAACGCAGAGACGATCCATTTTCCGAAGTCGTGTCTGCACTGCGAGGATCCGCCCTGCGTACCGGTCTGTCCGACCGGTGCGAGCTACAAGCGCAAGGAAGACGGGCTCGTGCTGGTGGACTTCGACCGCTGCATCGGCTGCAAGTACTGCGCGTGGGCATGTCCCTACGGCGCGCGCGAACTCGACGAAAGCCGCAAGGAGATGACGAAGTGCACCCTATGTGTGGATCGTATTCACGATGAAAACCTGTCCGAGCGAGACCGGCAGCCTGCCTGTGTGCTCGCATGCCCGACCTCGGCGCGGCTGTTCGGCGATATTCACGATCCGGAGTCGGTGGTGTCGAAGGCTATCGAAGAGCGCGGCGGCTACCAGTTGATGCCTGAGTGGAATACGCGGCCGGCGAATCACTATCTGCCGCGTGTACCCACCGAGGCTGCGGGATGCGGTAGCGGTTCGTGCTCGTGCAAATCGTCCGGCTCGATGTCGGAGCCGGCCCAGTCGCCGGAATCGCTCGACGCGCAACTCGAGCGCGGTGAACTGCGTCTTGCGTCGATGGCGACGCGCATCTAA
- the galU gene encoding UTP--glucose-1-phosphate uridylyltransferase GalU yields MLKVTKAVFPVAGLGTRFLPATKASPKEMLPIVDKPLIQYAVEEAMAVGITEMIFVTGRSKRAIEDHFDKSYEVEAELEARGKDKLLQLVRSIKPSHVDCFYVRQPEALGLGHAVLCAEKLVGDSPFAVILADDLLYGTPPVMTQMIEVFDHYHSSVIGVEEIPAQDTKSYGIVDGKEWEQSIIKMSGIVEKPEPSTAPSNLGVVGRYVLKPRIFKHLRAIKPGAGGELQLTDAIESLLADEQVLAYKYRGTRFDCGSKIGYLKATVEFAVRHPEVGAEFREYLEEYLSLLPM; encoded by the coding sequence ATGCTGAAAGTTACAAAGGCAGTATTTCCGGTAGCGGGTCTTGGCACGCGATTTCTCCCTGCCACGAAGGCGAGCCCAAAGGAAATGCTGCCAATTGTGGATAAGCCGCTGATTCAATACGCGGTCGAGGAGGCTATGGCCGTCGGTATCACAGAAATGATTTTCGTGACGGGCCGCAGCAAGCGCGCGATCGAAGATCATTTCGACAAGTCGTATGAGGTCGAGGCGGAACTGGAAGCGCGCGGCAAGGACAAGCTGCTGCAACTGGTACGCAGCATCAAGCCGAGCCATGTCGACTGTTTTTACGTACGCCAACCGGAGGCGCTCGGCCTCGGGCATGCGGTACTGTGCGCGGAGAAGCTGGTTGGTGATAGCCCGTTCGCCGTGATTCTCGCGGATGACCTGCTATACGGCACTCCTCCTGTCATGACGCAAATGATCGAAGTATTCGATCACTACCATAGCTCAGTGATCGGCGTTGAGGAAATTCCGGCGCAGGACACCAAATCGTATGGCATCGTCGACGGCAAGGAGTGGGAGCAGTCCATCATCAAGATGTCAGGCATCGTTGAAAAGCCTGAGCCAAGCACGGCTCCCTCAAACCTCGGTGTTGTGGGTCGATACGTGCTGAAGCCGCGCATTTTCAAACATCTGCGCGCAATCAAACCGGGCGCCGGCGGTGAACTCCAGCTGACGGATGCAATCGAGTCGTTGCTTGCCGATGAACAGGTACTGGCATACAAGTATCGCGGTACGCGCTTTGACTGCGGCAGCAAAATCGGCTATCTGAAGGCCACGGTGGAATTCGCGGTGCGGCATCCCGAGGTAGGTGCCGAGTTTCGTGAGTACCTCGAGGAATATCTGTCTCTGCTGCCGATGTGA
- a CDS encoding 2-hydroxyacid dehydrogenase, translating into MKPSLLVLIHLNDASRASIEAAFEVIYAPDAAQRSAAIDAHGQTIRAVLTNGTTGLTAAEIDRMPQLGLVSALGAGYENLAVDHARSRDIVLVNGAGTNDDCVADHAFALLLAVVRDVPQLDQATREGVWRDTLPMRPNVSGKRLGIVGLGNIGTKVARRGAGFDMEIGYHNRKPREGSPHKYFDNVEALARWSDFLMVATPGGASTRHLIGQAVFEALGSQGFVVNVSRGSVLDTAALAQALTAGTIAGAGLDVYEGEPNPPEALLKLRNVVLTPHVGGRSPEAITASVDNFLCNASRYFAGEAVLTPI; encoded by the coding sequence ATGAAGCCATCCCTTCTGGTCCTGATCCATTTGAACGATGCAAGCCGCGCCAGTATCGAGGCGGCGTTCGAGGTCATCTACGCCCCCGATGCCGCCCAGCGATCCGCCGCGATCGATGCACACGGCCAGACGATTCGCGCGGTGCTGACCAACGGCACGACCGGACTTACCGCGGCGGAAATCGACCGCATGCCGCAGTTGGGACTGGTCAGCGCACTAGGCGCCGGCTATGAAAACCTCGCCGTCGACCACGCCCGTTCGCGCGATATCGTGCTCGTCAACGGCGCGGGCACCAACGACGATTGCGTCGCCGACCATGCGTTCGCCTTGCTGCTCGCAGTGGTGCGCGACGTGCCGCAACTCGATCAGGCCACCCGCGAAGGCGTCTGGCGAGATACGCTGCCCATGCGCCCGAACGTGTCCGGCAAGCGTCTCGGCATTGTCGGGCTCGGCAATATCGGCACCAAGGTCGCGCGCCGCGGCGCCGGTTTCGACATGGAGATCGGCTATCACAACCGTAAGCCGCGTGAAGGCTCGCCGCACAAGTACTTCGACAACGTGGAAGCGCTCGCGCGCTGGAGCGACTTTCTGATGGTGGCAACGCCGGGCGGTGCGAGTACGCGTCACCTGATCGGCCAGGCAGTGTTCGAGGCGCTCGGTTCGCAGGGCTTCGTGGTCAACGTTTCGCGCGGCAGCGTGCTCGACACGGCGGCGCTCGCGCAGGCGCTCACGGCGGGCACGATTGCCGGCGCGGGGCTCGACGTCTACGAGGGCGAGCCGAATCCTCCCGAGGCGTTGCTGAAACTGCGCAACGTGGTGTTGACCCCGCATGTGGGCGGCCGTTCACCGGAAGCGATCACGGCCTCGGTCGACAATTTCCTCTGCAATGCCAGCCGGTATTTTGCGGGTGAAGCGGTGTTGACGCCGATCTGA
- a CDS encoding molybdopterin-dependent oxidoreductase, with the protein MEHHARTQNERLDVKTTTCYMCACRCGIRVHLREGEVRYIDGNPEHPLNQGVICAKGASGIMKQYSPARLTQPLMRKPDAERGSAQFEPVSWEYAFDVLEKRLGAIRASDPKKFALFTGRDQMQALTGLFAKQFGTPNYAAHGGFCSANMAAGMIYTIGGSFWEFGGPDLDSAKLFFMIGTAEDHHSNPLKIAISKFKRAGGRFIAINPIRTGYAAIADEWVPIKPGTDGALFMAFLHELIAADAWDHEFVRRYTNAAELVDLDEASENFGLFVRDPERPVGNPLFPQNHLWWDADAARAVPHHTPGVNPALDGRFTLDDGTPVTPSFALLRERVADCTPEWAAAITGIPADTIRRLAGEMIQTSRDHRITLPIRWTDAWGETHETVTGNPVAFHAMRGLAAHSNGFQSIRALAVLMSLLGTIDRPGGFRHKSPFPRAVPPSAKPPNSPDAVKPNTPLATGPLGWPAAPEDLFIDDQGGPVRIDKAFSWEYPLAVHGVMHSVITNAWRGDPYPIDTLMIFMANMAWNSSMNTMKVREMLADRHESGEYKIPFLVVCDAFQSEMTAFADLILPDTTYLERHDAMSMLDRPISEFDGPVDSVRVPVVPPTGECKPFQEVLIELASRLKLPAFTTADGARRFRDYPDFVVNFTTSPDSGVGFLIGWRGKDGGKALVGEPNPKQWEQYAKNNCVFHYPLPETLQYMRNCNGPYLEWAVRNGFRKFGEPILIQLYSDVMQKFRLAAQGRTSGSQPPDHLRARVEKYFDPLPFWYAPLESAATDLARFPLAAVTQRPMAMYHSWDSQNAWLRQIHGENYLYMNPLMAAENGIADGSWIYAESQWGRVRCMARFSETVEPGTVWTWNAIGKASGAWNLGPGANESQRGFLLNHLITDELPGRDHDVASRMSNSDPVTGQAAWYDVRVRIYPAEADARHTLPQFAAMPAVPGENGVISRIVQTYFAGRGEFAARLRGATGRK; encoded by the coding sequence ATGGAACACCACGCCCGCACACAGAACGAACGGCTCGATGTCAAGACAACCACCTGCTACATGTGCGCCTGCCGTTGCGGTATCCGTGTCCATCTGCGGGAAGGCGAGGTGCGCTACATCGACGGCAATCCGGAGCATCCGCTCAATCAGGGGGTGATCTGCGCGAAGGGCGCGTCCGGCATCATGAAGCAGTACTCACCTGCGCGCCTGACCCAGCCGTTGATGCGCAAGCCGGACGCGGAGCGGGGCAGCGCGCAGTTCGAGCCGGTGTCGTGGGAATACGCGTTCGACGTGCTCGAAAAGCGCCTTGGCGCGATTCGCGCCTCGGACCCGAAGAAATTCGCGCTCTTTACCGGCCGCGATCAGATGCAGGCGCTGACCGGGCTCTTCGCCAAACAGTTCGGTACACCTAATTATGCGGCGCACGGCGGCTTTTGCTCGGCCAATATGGCGGCCGGCATGATCTATACGATCGGCGGATCGTTCTGGGAATTCGGCGGCCCGGATCTCGACAGCGCGAAGCTCTTCTTCATGATCGGTACGGCGGAAGACCATCATTCGAATCCGCTGAAGATCGCTATTTCGAAGTTCAAGCGAGCGGGCGGCCGCTTCATTGCAATCAATCCGATCCGCACCGGCTACGCCGCGATCGCCGACGAATGGGTGCCGATCAAACCCGGCACGGACGGCGCGCTGTTCATGGCGTTTTTGCACGAACTGATTGCCGCGGACGCGTGGGATCACGAGTTCGTGCGCCGCTATACCAACGCGGCGGAACTGGTCGATCTTGACGAAGCGAGTGAGAACTTCGGCCTGTTCGTGCGCGATCCCGAGCGGCCGGTCGGCAATCCGCTGTTTCCGCAGAATCATCTCTGGTGGGACGCGGACGCCGCGCGCGCCGTGCCGCATCACACGCCGGGCGTCAATCCGGCGCTAGACGGACGCTTTACGCTCGACGACGGTACGCCGGTCACGCCGTCGTTCGCCTTGCTGCGCGAACGCGTGGCCGATTGCACGCCCGAGTGGGCCGCCGCGATCACCGGCATTCCGGCGGACACGATTCGCCGCCTCGCGGGTGAAATGATCCAGACGAGCCGCGACCACCGCATCACGTTGCCGATCCGCTGGACCGACGCGTGGGGCGAGACGCACGAAACGGTCACCGGCAACCCGGTCGCCTTTCATGCCATGCGCGGCCTCGCGGCGCACTCCAACGGCTTCCAGTCGATCCGCGCGCTCGCCGTTCTGATGTCGCTGCTCGGCACGATCGACCGCCCCGGCGGCTTTCGTCACAAGTCGCCGTTTCCGCGTGCGGTGCCGCCGTCGGCGAAACCGCCGAACAGCCCCGACGCCGTCAAGCCGAACACGCCGCTCGCCACCGGTCCGCTCGGCTGGCCCGCAGCACCCGAGGATCTGTTCATCGACGATCAGGGCGGCCCGGTGCGGATCGATAAGGCTTTCTCGTGGGAATACCCGCTCGCCGTTCATGGCGTGATGCACAGCGTGATTACCAACGCGTGGCGCGGCGACCCGTATCCGATCGATACGCTGATGATCTTCATGGCCAACATGGCGTGGAATTCGTCGATGAACACGATGAAAGTGCGCGAGATGCTCGCCGACAGGCACGAGAGCGGCGAGTACAAGATTCCGTTTCTGGTGGTGTGCGACGCTTTCCAGTCGGAGATGACGGCATTCGCCGATCTGATCCTGCCCGACACGACCTATCTGGAAAGGCACGACGCGATGTCCATGCTCGACCGACCGATCTCCGAATTCGACGGACCGGTGGATTCGGTGCGGGTGCCGGTCGTGCCGCCCACCGGCGAATGCAAGCCGTTCCAGGAAGTGCTGATCGAACTGGCGTCGCGTCTGAAGTTGCCGGCCTTCACGACCGCCGATGGCGCGCGGCGCTTTCGCGACTATCCCGACTTTGTCGTCAATTTCACGACCTCACCGGATTCCGGCGTGGGTTTCCTGATCGGCTGGCGCGGCAAGGACGGCGGCAAGGCGCTAGTGGGCGAGCCTAATCCGAAGCAATGGGAGCAGTACGCGAAGAACAACTGCGTGTTCCATTACCCGCTGCCCGAGACGCTGCAATACATGCGCAACTGCAACGGACCGTATCTCGAGTGGGCGGTCAGGAACGGTTTTCGCAAGTTCGGCGAGCCGATCCTGATCCAGCTCTATTCCGATGTGATGCAGAAGTTCAGACTCGCCGCGCAAGGGCGCACGAGCGGCAGTCAGCCGCCGGATCACCTGCGCGCGCGCGTTGAAAAGTACTTCGATCCGCTGCCGTTCTGGTACGCGCCGCTCGAAAGCGCGGCCACGGACCTCGCGCGCTTTCCGCTCGCCGCCGTGACGCAACGGCCGATGGCGATGTACCACTCGTGGGACTCGCAGAACGCATGGCTGCGGCAGATTCATGGCGAGAACTATCTCTACATGAATCCGCTGATGGCGGCCGAGAACGGTATTGCCGACGGCAGCTGGATCTACGCCGAATCGCAATGGGGCCGCGTGCGTTGCATGGCGCGCTTCAGTGAAACCGTCGAGCCGGGCACCGTATGGACGTGGAATGCGATCGGCAAGGCATCGGGCGCGTGGAATCTCGGCCCCGGCGCGAATGAATCGCAACGTGGTTTCCTGCTCAATCACCTGATCACCGACGAGTTGCCCGGCCGCGATCACGATGTGGCGAGCCGCATGTCGAATTCCGATCCGGTGACGGGCCAGGCCGCCTGGTACGACGTGCGCGTGCGCATCTATCCGGCGGAAGCCGACGCGCGGCACACGCTGCCGCAGTTCGCTGCAATGCCCGCCGTGCCGGGTGAAAACGGTGTGATCTCGCGCATCGTGCAAACCTACTTCGCGGGACGAGGGGAATTCGCGGCGCGGCTGCGCGGCGCGACGGGACGCAAATAG
- a CDS encoding GlxA family transcriptional regulator, producing the protein MAGFFSRTSRHATQAQALHDVRALKRIGIALFNGFALPEAATVVEVFQSANAFCTSMRIGGPLYDVYLLSVGGGRIASSSSVFVWTDSIESRGYADDFHALFIAGGAGVHNMLSEERLIAWLRWLDFRSEKIFPIAEGQLLLDAAEFPDKSSTLRRREGDHTVARSGLKVSTSQRSGTPLRAALAIVEEDLGAEVAREITGVVRMRFEAQFTATPNRSAFGVVSEKIQSSAQWLEMNCGRAIRIEEAAQFAAMSERNFLRRFKMEMGVTPSDYLLYVRIDKCCHLLSETDLPVDKIARRCGMGSGGQLSKVFRRYLGVTPTEYRTSKRSSNPA; encoded by the coding sequence ATGGCAGGATTCTTTTCCCGTACTAGTCGCCATGCGACTCAGGCTCAGGCGTTACATGACGTTCGTGCGCTGAAACGCATCGGGATAGCCCTTTTCAATGGATTCGCGCTACCGGAGGCCGCCACGGTAGTGGAAGTTTTTCAGTCGGCCAATGCGTTCTGTACGTCAATGCGCATTGGCGGCCCGCTCTACGATGTTTACTTGCTGTCGGTTGGCGGTGGAAGAATAGCGAGTTCGTCGTCGGTATTCGTCTGGACTGATAGTATCGAATCACGCGGTTACGCGGACGATTTTCACGCACTCTTCATTGCTGGCGGCGCAGGCGTTCACAACATGCTGAGCGAGGAGCGTCTCATTGCATGGCTGCGTTGGCTCGATTTTCGAAGCGAAAAGATTTTTCCTATCGCCGAAGGACAGTTGCTTCTGGATGCCGCCGAATTCCCGGACAAATCCTCTACATTGCGCCGTCGCGAGGGCGATCATACTGTTGCCCGGAGCGGTTTGAAAGTGTCGACTTCACAACGATCCGGTACTCCGCTGCGTGCGGCACTGGCGATAGTCGAAGAGGATCTCGGAGCCGAAGTCGCGCGCGAGATCACGGGGGTGGTCAGAATGCGTTTCGAGGCGCAGTTCACCGCCACGCCGAACAGGAGCGCATTCGGTGTGGTAAGCGAGAAGATTCAGTCTTCGGCACAGTGGCTGGAGATGAATTGTGGCAGGGCGATCAGGATTGAAGAAGCAGCGCAGTTCGCCGCGATGAGCGAACGTAATTTCCTGCGTCGCTTCAAGATGGAAATGGGCGTGACGCCGTCAGACTATCTTCTGTACGTTCGCATCGACAAGTGCTGCCATCTTCTGTCTGAAACAGACCTGCCTGTCGACAAGATCGCACGGCGCTGCGGTATGGGCAGCGGCGGCCAACTGTCGAAAGTGTTTCGCCGGTATCTGGGCGTCACGCCCACCGAATATCGCACTAGCAAGCGCTCTTCCAACCCGGCTTGA